The following are encoded in a window of Nitrospira sp. genomic DNA:
- a CDS encoding transposase, translating into MHRLQAYKFELRPTGEQQRLMRRVAGSCRFVFNKGLELQQQRYERGEKTLRYAGLCKVLTQWKSQSDRLWLAETPSQALQQALKDLERAYANFFAQRAAFPRFKKKDRADHFRYPQGVRLDEANSRVYLPKLGWLRYRNSREVLGTVKNVTVSQSCDTWFISIQTEREVPRPMPQATTAVGIDLGIVRFATLSDGTVYVPLHSFKNHETRLRKAQQAMNRKVKFSQNWKKAKARIQRIHARIGNARRDYLHKASSTISHNHAMVSMEDLQVSTMSRSARGTVEQPGRNVRAKAGLNRSILDQGWGEFRRQLEYKLTWKGGWLVPVPPQHTSQTCPSCSHVSADNRQTQARFACVMCGFEDHADLVGAINILRAGHARFACEVSGAPRPPATGTHRNGLGEHTTSHVVGIAAL; encoded by the coding sequence ATGCATCGACTGCAAGCCTACAAGTTTGAGCTGCGCCCGACTGGGGAACAGCAGCGCCTCATGCGCCGCGTTGCCGGGTCCTGTCGATTTGTCTTTAATAAAGGACTCGAGTTGCAGCAGCAACGCTACGAACGAGGTGAGAAGACGCTTCGCTATGCCGGGCTGTGTAAGGTCCTGACGCAGTGGAAGTCACAGTCTGACAGGTTGTGGCTGGCTGAGACACCGAGCCAGGCCCTGCAACAGGCACTCAAGGATTTGGAGCGGGCCTACGCCAACTTCTTTGCCCAGCGCGCTGCCTTCCCGCGCTTCAAGAAGAAGGACCGAGCCGATCACTTCCGCTATCCGCAAGGGGTCCGACTCGATGAAGCCAATAGCCGTGTCTACCTCCCCAAGCTCGGGTGGCTCCGCTACCGCAACAGTCGCGAAGTGTTGGGGACGGTGAAGAATGTCACGGTGAGCCAGTCCTGCGACACATGGTTCATCTCGATCCAGACGGAGCGAGAGGTCCCTCGCCCCATGCCGCAGGCGACCACCGCCGTGGGGATCGATCTGGGGATCGTCCGGTTCGCCACGCTCTCCGACGGCACGGTCTATGTCCCGCTCCACAGTTTTAAGAACCATGAAACGCGGCTGCGCAAGGCGCAGCAGGCCATGAATCGGAAAGTGAAATTCAGCCAGAACTGGAAGAAGGCGAAAGCCCGCATCCAGCGCATCCATGCCCGCATCGGGAACGCCCGTCGCGACTACCTGCACAAAGCCTCTTCTACCATCAGCCACAACCACGCGATGGTATCCATGGAGGACTTGCAGGTCAGCACCATGAGTCGATCGGCACGAGGGACTGTCGAGCAACCCGGGCGAAACGTGCGAGCTAAGGCAGGCTTGAATCGCTCGATCCTTGATCAAGGCTGGGGCGAGTTCAGAAGACAGCTGGAGTACAAACTAACATGGAAAGGAGGATGGCTTGTTCCTGTGCCGCCGCAGCACACGAGTCAAACCTGTCCCTCGTGCAGTCATGTGTCAGCGGACAACCGCCAGACCCAAGCGCGGTTCGCGTGCGTCATGTGTGGCTTTGAGGACCATGCGGATCTTGTTGGGGCCATCAATATTCTAAGGGCGGGACACGCCCGATTCGCCTGTGAAGTGAGCGGTGCACCACGGCCGCCAGCAACAGGAACTCACCGAAACGGATTGGGAGAGCACACGACCTCCCACGTCGTAGGAATCGCCGCCCTTTAG